A stretch of the Aegilops tauschii subsp. strangulata cultivar AL8/78 chromosome 4, Aet v6.0, whole genome shotgun sequence genome encodes the following:
- the LOC109772847 gene encoding uncharacterized protein isoform X2, whose translation MGTKAMEAFVVNETPVFMNKPPPHVFKLMSLPSMIIKLTLGLLWCIIHLAISLLSLCSHLIFNLECSLISSGLLWKYRNLQLGRLKYLAIVVDSREAKNTVKINQLLYWLKTLGVKYVCLYDIDGVLKKLFAPGMNGSRDNNPGDYLDASANIKALDCCQKQMTIECISGSDGKEGIAKAANLLCSSYLNGDSYTQENVKSEENVKSEENVENEPVFTETDMASALKSIGCAGPEPDLLLVYGPARCHLGFPTWRLRYTEIMHMGPLKSMKYGAIVKAFHNYSKKHQNYGK comes from the exons ATGGGTACCAAGGCCAT GGAGGCATTTGTGGTCAATGAGACACCCGTATTCATGAATAAGCCTCCTCCACATGTATTTAAACTG ATGTCTCTACCATCAATGATTATAAAGCTCACTTTGGGTTTGCTCTGGTGCATCATCCACTTAGCAATCAGCCTTTTAAGCTTATGTTCTCATCTGATTTTCAATCTAGAGTGTTCTCTTATTTCATCTGGGTTGTTGTGGAAGTATCGGAATCTCCAACTGGGGAGACTCAAATACCTCGCTATCGTGGTAGATAGCAGAGAAGCTAAGAATACCGTGAAGATCAATCAGCTGTTATATTGGCTCAAAACTCTTGGTGTGAAGTATGTGTGTCTCTATGACATTGACG GAGTGCTGAAGAAATTGTTTGCACCTGGTATGAATGGCTCAAGAGATAACAACCCCGGAGATTATTTG GATGCCAGTGCAAATATCAAAGCCTTAGACTGTTGTCAGAAACAGATGACGATAGAGTGTATTTCTGGTTCTGATGGCAAAGAGGGCATTGCTAAAGCAGCCAACTTACTTTGCTCCAGTTATTTAAACGGTGATAGCTATACTCAAGAGAATGTCAAAAGTGAAGAGAATGTCAAAAGTGAAGAGAATGTCGAAAATGAGCCAGTATTTACAGAAACTGACATGGCCAGCGCACTGAAATCCATAG GTTGTGCTGGACCAGAACCTGATCTTCTACTTGTGTATGGTCCTGCCAGATGCCATTTAGGCTTTCCTACATGGAGATTGCGGTATACTGAGATTAT GCATATGGGACCTCTGAAATCAATGAAATACGGCGCCATTGTGAAAGCCTTCCATAACTACTCAAAGAAACACCAAAACTATG GTAAATGA
- the LOC109772847 gene encoding uncharacterized protein isoform X1, with protein MHNVLFFLLSTSRNFSLHREAFVVNETPVFMNKPPPHVFKLMSLPSMIIKLTLGLLWCIIHLAISLLSLCSHLIFNLECSLISSGLLWKYRNLQLGRLKYLAIVVDSREAKNTVKINQLLYWLKTLGVKYVCLYDIDGVLKKLFAPGMNGSRDNNPGDYLDASANIKALDCCQKQMTIECISGSDGKEGIAKAANLLCSSYLNGDSYTQENVKSEENVKSEENVENEPVFTETDMASALKSIGCAGPEPDLLLVYGPARCHLGFPTWRLRYTEIMHMGPLKSMKYGAIVKAFHNYSKKHQNYGK; from the exons ATGCACAATgtcctcttcttccttctctcgACTTCCAGAAACTTTTCTTTGCATAG GGAGGCATTTGTGGTCAATGAGACACCCGTATTCATGAATAAGCCTCCTCCACATGTATTTAAACTG ATGTCTCTACCATCAATGATTATAAAGCTCACTTTGGGTTTGCTCTGGTGCATCATCCACTTAGCAATCAGCCTTTTAAGCTTATGTTCTCATCTGATTTTCAATCTAGAGTGTTCTCTTATTTCATCTGGGTTGTTGTGGAAGTATCGGAATCTCCAACTGGGGAGACTCAAATACCTCGCTATCGTGGTAGATAGCAGAGAAGCTAAGAATACCGTGAAGATCAATCAGCTGTTATATTGGCTCAAAACTCTTGGTGTGAAGTATGTGTGTCTCTATGACATTGACG GAGTGCTGAAGAAATTGTTTGCACCTGGTATGAATGGCTCAAGAGATAACAACCCCGGAGATTATTTG GATGCCAGTGCAAATATCAAAGCCTTAGACTGTTGTCAGAAACAGATGACGATAGAGTGTATTTCTGGTTCTGATGGCAAAGAGGGCATTGCTAAAGCAGCCAACTTACTTTGCTCCAGTTATTTAAACGGTGATAGCTATACTCAAGAGAATGTCAAAAGTGAAGAGAATGTCAAAAGTGAAGAGAATGTCGAAAATGAGCCAGTATTTACAGAAACTGACATGGCCAGCGCACTGAAATCCATAG GTTGTGCTGGACCAGAACCTGATCTTCTACTTGTGTATGGTCCTGCCAGATGCCATTTAGGCTTTCCTACATGGAGATTGCGGTATACTGAGATTAT GCATATGGGACCTCTGAAATCAATGAAATACGGCGCCATTGTGAAAGCCTTCCATAACTACTCAAAGAAACACCAAAACTATG GTAAATGA
- the LOC109772847 gene encoding uncharacterized protein isoform X3: MNKPPPHVFKLMSLPSMIIKLTLGLLWCIIHLAISLLSLCSHLIFNLECSLISSGLLWKYRNLQLGRLKYLAIVVDSREAKNTVKINQLLYWLKTLGVKYVCLYDIDGVLKKLFAPGMNGSRDNNPGDYLDASANIKALDCCQKQMTIECISGSDGKEGIAKAANLLCSSYLNGDSYTQENVKSEENVKSEENVENEPVFTETDMASALKSIGCAGPEPDLLLVYGPARCHLGFPTWRLRYTEIMHMGPLKSMKYGAIVKAFHNYSKKHQNYGK, encoded by the exons ATGAATAAGCCTCCTCCACATGTATTTAAACTG ATGTCTCTACCATCAATGATTATAAAGCTCACTTTGGGTTTGCTCTGGTGCATCATCCACTTAGCAATCAGCCTTTTAAGCTTATGTTCTCATCTGATTTTCAATCTAGAGTGTTCTCTTATTTCATCTGGGTTGTTGTGGAAGTATCGGAATCTCCAACTGGGGAGACTCAAATACCTCGCTATCGTGGTAGATAGCAGAGAAGCTAAGAATACCGTGAAGATCAATCAGCTGTTATATTGGCTCAAAACTCTTGGTGTGAAGTATGTGTGTCTCTATGACATTGACG GAGTGCTGAAGAAATTGTTTGCACCTGGTATGAATGGCTCAAGAGATAACAACCCCGGAGATTATTTG GATGCCAGTGCAAATATCAAAGCCTTAGACTGTTGTCAGAAACAGATGACGATAGAGTGTATTTCTGGTTCTGATGGCAAAGAGGGCATTGCTAAAGCAGCCAACTTACTTTGCTCCAGTTATTTAAACGGTGATAGCTATACTCAAGAGAATGTCAAAAGTGAAGAGAATGTCAAAAGTGAAGAGAATGTCGAAAATGAGCCAGTATTTACAGAAACTGACATGGCCAGCGCACTGAAATCCATAG GTTGTGCTGGACCAGAACCTGATCTTCTACTTGTGTATGGTCCTGCCAGATGCCATTTAGGCTTTCCTACATGGAGATTGCGGTATACTGAGATTAT GCATATGGGACCTCTGAAATCAATGAAATACGGCGCCATTGTGAAAGCCTTCCATAACTACTCAAAGAAACACCAAAACTATG GTAAATGA
- the LOC109772847 gene encoding uncharacterized protein isoform X4 has translation MSLPSMIIKLTLGLLWCIIHLAISLLSLCSHLIFNLECSLISSGLLWKYRNLQLGRLKYLAIVVDSREAKNTVKINQLLYWLKTLGVKYVCLYDIDGVLKKLFAPGMNGSRDNNPGDYLDASANIKALDCCQKQMTIECISGSDGKEGIAKAANLLCSSYLNGDSYTQENVKSEENVKSEENVENEPVFTETDMASALKSIGCAGPEPDLLLVYGPARCHLGFPTWRLRYTEIMHMGPLKSMKYGAIVKAFHNYSKKHQNYGK, from the exons ATGTCTCTACCATCAATGATTATAAAGCTCACTTTGGGTTTGCTCTGGTGCATCATCCACTTAGCAATCAGCCTTTTAAGCTTATGTTCTCATCTGATTTTCAATCTAGAGTGTTCTCTTATTTCATCTGGGTTGTTGTGGAAGTATCGGAATCTCCAACTGGGGAGACTCAAATACCTCGCTATCGTGGTAGATAGCAGAGAAGCTAAGAATACCGTGAAGATCAATCAGCTGTTATATTGGCTCAAAACTCTTGGTGTGAAGTATGTGTGTCTCTATGACATTGACG GAGTGCTGAAGAAATTGTTTGCACCTGGTATGAATGGCTCAAGAGATAACAACCCCGGAGATTATTTG GATGCCAGTGCAAATATCAAAGCCTTAGACTGTTGTCAGAAACAGATGACGATAGAGTGTATTTCTGGTTCTGATGGCAAAGAGGGCATTGCTAAAGCAGCCAACTTACTTTGCTCCAGTTATTTAAACGGTGATAGCTATACTCAAGAGAATGTCAAAAGTGAAGAGAATGTCAAAAGTGAAGAGAATGTCGAAAATGAGCCAGTATTTACAGAAACTGACATGGCCAGCGCACTGAAATCCATAG GTTGTGCTGGACCAGAACCTGATCTTCTACTTGTGTATGGTCCTGCCAGATGCCATTTAGGCTTTCCTACATGGAGATTGCGGTATACTGAGATTAT GCATATGGGACCTCTGAAATCAATGAAATACGGCGCCATTGTGAAAGCCTTCCATAACTACTCAAAGAAACACCAAAACTATG GTAAATGA
- the LOC109772850 gene encoding plant-specific TFIIB-related protein 1 — protein sequence MSLPTQCPYCRSPAPARCATTQPPLSRPVSECSSCARLVLERHLHTHPFFPLLPSLHPLPLVTPDLAAAAPAPSSPAPNNDDDDPFLPAGFVSAFSAFSLERHPVLARSASAFSGQLAELERALAVDAAASSTPDPAGPMVSVDSLRAYLQIVDVASILRLDRDIADHAFDLFKECSTATCLRNRSVEALATAALVQAIREAREPRTLQEISTASNLPQKEIGKYIKILGESLKLSQPLNSNSIAVHMPRFCNLLQLNKSAQELAAHIGEVVVNKCFCTRRNPISISAAAIYLACQLEDKRKTQAEICKVTGLTEVTLRKVYKELLENWDDLLPPNYTPATPPEKAFPMTNIYSARSSSGKDLYQDKLLDNVKQKSSEAAEPDHMVIVREDEDKKTTPPGWPPKNEPRDLNQAGWQPNVPFSASPKLDRDNVETNIRGFNLNEESCPMDCEKPDVSMKPPFADRWPTEPKVLPPPPNRQPLPWQLKQAAPATGSSSYPRSRETQLGLGMDFLSGRGKRSAGDGGGDGRDKEGK from the exons atgtcgCTGCCGACGCAGTGCCCCTACTGCCGCTCCCCCGCGCCGGCGCGGTGCGCCACCACGCAGCCGCCGCTCTCCCGCCCCGTCTCCGAGTGCTCCTCCTGCGCCCGCCTCGTCCTCGAGCGCCACCTCCACACCCACCCCttcttccccctcctcccctccctccACCCGCTCCCCCTCGTCACccccgacctcgccgccgccgcccccgcgccctccTCCCCGGCCCCcaacaacgacgacgacgacccCTTCCTCCCCGCCGGCTTCGTCTCCGCCTTCTCGGCCTTCTCCCTCGAGCGCCACCCCGTcctcgcccgctccgcctccgccttctccggCCAGCTCGCCGAGCTCGAGCGCGCGCTCGCCGTcgacgccgccgcctcctccaccccggACCCCGCGGGCCCCATGGTCTCCGTCGACAGCCTCCGCGCCTACCTCCAGATCGTGGACGTCGCCTCCATCCTCAGGCTCGACCGGGACATCGCCGACCACGCCTTCGACCTCTTCAAGGAGTGCTCCACCGCCACCTGCCTCAGGAACCGCAGCGTCGAGGCGCTGGCCACCGCCGCGCTCGTGCAGGCCATCCGCGAGGCACGGGAGCCCAGGACGCTGCAG GAAATTTCCACAGCTAGCAATCTTCCTCAGAAAGAGATAGGAAAATACATCAAAATACTAGGCGAATCTCTTAAACTGAGCCAACCTCTTAACAGCAATTCAATAGCAGTTCACATGCCTCGGTTTTGCAACCTCCTCCAGCTCAATAAATCAGCCCAG GAACTTGCAGCCCACATTGGTGAGGTGGTTGTTAATAAATGCTTCTGCACGAGGCGAAACCCTATAAGCATATCTGCTGCTGCTATCTACCTTGCATGTCAGCTTGAAGACAAGCGCAAGACCCAGGCAGAGATCTGTAAGGTTACAGGCCTTACAGAGGTGACCCTACGCAAAGTGTATAAAGAGCTGTTGGAAAATTGGGACGATCTGCTACCCCCTAACTACACACCAGCTACACCACCGGAGAAAGCTTTCCCGATGACAAACATATATTCAGCGCGTTCATCAAGCGGAAAAGATCTTTATCAAGACAAGTTGCTGGACAACGTGAAGCAAAAAAGCTCTGAAGCTGCAGAGCCTGATCACATGGTAATCGTAAGAGAGGATGAAGATAAGAAAACCACTCCTCCTGGTTGGCCTCCAAAGAATGAGCCCCGTGACTTGAACCAGGCAGGCTGGCAGCCGAATGTCCCGTTTTCGGCGTCTCCAAAATTGGACCGTGACAATGTGGAGACGAACATTCGTGGGTTTAACCTCAACGAGGAATCATGCCCAATGGATTGCGAAAAGCCAGACGTCTCAATGAAGCCGCCCTTTGCTGATCGATGGCCGACTGAACCAAAGGTGCTTCCACCCCCTCCCAATAGGCAGCCTCTGCCATGGCAGCTTAAGCAAGCAGCGCCGGCAACCGGGTCATCATCTTATCCGAGGAGTCGTGAGACGCAGCTGGGCCTGGGCATGGACTTTCTGTCTGGGCGTGGGAAAAGAAGCGCCGGGgatggcggcggcgatggccgTGATAAAGAGGGCAAGTGA
- the LOC109772851 gene encoding small ribosomal subunit protein uS10c isoform X2 — MAVSTSTSTLPLLFLHRSTASPNPTALSFASSLRASPLRSRASAAPPAETLADDLPSDTPPVGEGSGIPMPSSIGEDGEELAPKQKIRIKLRSYWVPLIEDSCKQIIEAAKTTNAKTMGPVPLPTKKRIYCVLNSPHVHKDSRFHFEIRTHQRLIDIMYPTAQTIDSLMQLQLPAGVDVEVKL; from the exons ATGGCCgtctccacctccacctccacgctcccactcctcttcctccaccgctccaccgcaaGCCCGAACCCCACCGCGCTCTCCTTCGCCTCCTCCCTCCGCGCGTCCCCGCTGCGctcccgcgcctccgccgccccgccagCCGAGACCCTCGCCGACGACCTGCCCTCCGACACGCCTCCG GTTGGTGAGGGGTCGGGAATTCCGATGCCGTCGTCGATTGGGGAGGATGGGGAGGAG CTGGCACCCAAGCAGAAGATCAGAATCAAGCTGAGGTCTTACTGGGTGCCATTGATAGAGGACTCCTGCAAGCAGATCATTGAAGCTGCAAAGACAACTAATGCCAAGACCATGGGTCCTGTTCCTCTGCCAACCAAGAAGAGAATATACTGTGTGCTCAACTCTCCCCATGTGCACAAAGATTCAAGGTTCCACTTTGAGATCCGGACACACCAGCGGTTGATTGATATCATGTACCCGACCGCCCAGACGATCGACTCATTGATGCAGCTCCAGCTCCCCGCCGGGGTGGATGTCGAGGTTAAGCTATGA
- the LOC109772851 gene encoding uncharacterized protein isoform X1, which translates to MAVSTSTSTLPLLFLHRSTASPNPTALSFASSLRASPLRSRASAAPPAETLADDLPSDTPPVGEGSGIPMPSSIGEDGEELLFGATAGKETVSRARAQSHSSFSDSFNVSQERIVITNSSGEKLIGVLHEAGSKDIVVLCHGFRSSKESRTIMGLTDALTSEKISVFQFDFSGNGESEGTFQYGNYYKEVDDLHAVIQHFKEHKRDTRAIAGHSKGGDVVIIYASMYQDVSRVINISGRFDLKRGIADRLGSDYMERINQHGFIDVAQKTGQFMYRVTKESLMDRLRIDMQSACMSIGPNCRVLTVHGSDDDVVPSEDALEFHKYIGNHEVHIIEGADHRYSSHRLELANIVLKFVTSG; encoded by the exons ATGGCCgtctccacctccacctccacgctcccactcctcttcctccaccgctccaccgcaaGCCCGAACCCCACCGCGCTCTCCTTCGCCTCCTCCCTCCGCGCGTCCCCGCTGCGctcccgcgcctccgccgccccgccagCCGAGACCCTCGCCGACGACCTGCCCTCCGACACGCCTCCG GTTGGTGAGGGGTCGGGAATTCCGATGCCGTCGTCGATTGGGGAGGATGGGGAGGAG TTACTGTTTGGTGCTACTGCCGGGAAAGAAACTGTTTCAAGGGCACGTGCACAGTCGCACTCGTCCTTCAGTGATTCCTTCAATGTATCTCAAGAGAGGATAGTGATAACGAACAGTTCTGGAGAGAAACTCATTGGTGTTTTGCACGAAGCTGGATCTAAGGACATTGTAGTGTTATGCCATGGGTTTAGGTCATCAAAGGAAAGTAGAACCATAATGGGTCTTACTGATGCATTAACATCAGAGAAGATTAGTGTATTTCAGTTTGATTTTTCTGGCAACGGAGAAAGTGAAGGTACATTTCAGTATGGCAACTACTATAAAGAGGTGGATGACTTGCATGCTGTAATCCAGCATTTTAAGGAACACAAGCGTGATACTCGTGCTATTGCTGGCCACAGTAAGGGAGGAGATGTGGTCATCATCTATGCGTCCATGTATCAAGATGTATCTCGTGTTATCAACATATCGGGCAGATTTGATCTGAAACGTGGAATTGCAGATCGTCTTGGCAGTGACTATATGGAAAGGATAAATCAACATGGTTTCATTGACGTGGCACAGAAAACAGGACAGTTCATGTACCGTGTAACCAAAGAAAGTCTGATGGACCGTCTTAGGATAGATATGCAAAGTGCATGCATGTCTATTGGCCCTAACTGCAGGGTCCTGACAGTTCATGGTTCTGACGATGATGTTGTGCCATCGGAGGATGCTCTGGAATTTCATAAATATATAGGCAACCACGAAGTGCATATTATTGAAGGAGCTGATCATAGATATTCATCTCATCGGCTTGAGTTGGCTAACATTGTATTGAAATTTGTTACATCTGGCTGA